The window CTTTTAAACTTTTAGATCGAcgtattataaaaaataattttattttgtatatatttttataaattgtaaaattaaaataatttataattacattataataaagtttaaaatttaccatcataaattcattttaatatttatatttttaagcacaaaatttttaaacataaaacaaCAATGGATAAGACTTGAAAGCTCTGAAATCCTCACTTGGACAATGTGACAAGTGTTAGTTTAATAGTACTGGTAATTGGTTTATTAACGGGTTGGCATATGTTAGTAATTTTggattaatatttttagtgggcttaaatttatattaatagtttCATTAGTAACATTATAACTAGTTTAGCAAGGGTTTCTAAAGAACAAGTAGAATTATAACTCAATTGAAAAGAGTCTAACCCTAATAGTCTTGCCTAATATATTTGATTCCATTTTTATACTAAAACACTCAAAATTGAAGTGGGTTATTTTTCTAGTTTTACATACAGATCAtagttatgttttataatttatgagtGATCATATTGTATCTtcttttaaaagattaaatctTAGTTGACGTGATTTCGATTTTATAAAGAGAAtttaaaaaagagaatgaataatgaatgaatgACGGGTCATAGAtctgattgattgaaaaataataaaatttatcagttctctcattattcattttttcaGCCATTAACTTCGTGTCATTTCTTTCCCAAATTTCAGTTCCCTTATCCCtcctctttaattaatttattgttatcatttctatagttttcttattaaatatttgtataaataaaaaaatgggacgatttatatatatattttattattattgaacttagttatcttaaattaactaactaattacaatttttgaaaGGAGATGAGTTTTCGGAATTTCTCCCATGGTTTGTCCCAAACAATGGCCTCATACTTCCCAACTACTTCTCCATCCTTGGCAGCAATCACGAGACGATAATTGGTACCGGCTACCACTTGAGTGTCTCCCTTCACCACGCTATTGAACTCAAGAGTTGTCTTGGCCTCAATGTTGTACTCTGATATCGCGTACTTTCCGATCTCCACAATTTCCGAGTCCTTAGGGTCACTGATGGGCTCCCATCCTCCTAAGGCGGCCGAATTGACCTTGCAAGAAAAGAGAGAGACTAGTAATACAAAGAGAATGAATTGTTTAGAAGCCATCTTTGTCTAGATTTTGTTATTGATGCTCTATTTGTGGTTGACTCAACATCCTATTTATATAAGAGTACCAATGAATTTTTTTGGTTTAAGGATTTGAGTAATTTGAAATAAGGAtttgaacaatttaaaaaaagtagtcaacattaattattattttttaaaaaaatatcaatgattatccaaacattaataaaaagtgaattatttggataaatgataaaaatattcttatcaatTATCTTTtagtattgttttttaaaaagcTAAATGAAGGAAGTTGTATGCCCATTTTACCCTAGAGTGTTCCcatctgtttttttttatcatgaccATTCATATCatgaaacaaaataacaaaatatgtacaaagtgtaatatatatatatatatatatatatatatatatatatatatatatatatatatatatatatatatatatatatatatatatattattatttttttttaaaaaaaactaaaaagtaATTAACATATTCCattcacataaataaattgatatgttcctataaatgataaaatcaaaatttatccCCATATCTATGtgaaattaacaaaattaatatctaTAAAAAGTATAATTCACATATTTGCTTAACATAAATTGATGTATTCctatcaattataaaattaaaataatttttaattaatcatctcaatataataaatttcaaaatcattaaaatattatacaaaataatttataatcatCTTAATATAATCACTATTGGACTATCCTTAAGATTtcgtatttgtttttttaattttttaaaaattcagtttgatatgatttgaaaaaaaaaatagttttttttaaatatattattaaaatactcttatatttttttaataataaaataataaaaatatttaattaaagtataatttaatattttatttaatgaatataatGGTTTGATTATAAAAAGAGAAGATTTAACAGTTgagtttttagataaaattttcaaataacccgtatgaaaaaaatcattattgtaTAGTTGATCCAGTGTTGTATGCTGTTGTGTCTTTTGCACAAGGAGCAACTTTTAAAATGCAAAATCTAATGGTCCAAGATCTTACCAtgcaaaaattatgttttttcaaaaaaaattattatgcaTTCCAAATTAAACATAAGATCACCCTCATTTGATTGTGacttatttcatcattttcttttcctACAAACATTCTGAAAATCACCttgttttttccttcttttcttttatttattttcaacattatcatctttcttttgattttaatatattttatttgaattaaggaGAATTATCTGAAGATCTATGAATGTGAGCAGTATGAACTATACTGTTTGGACCGACAATAAATGCTACCTTAGGTCTAGTTTTACATATCATTTCTTAGTtattccaaaatatatataagatatatatacattattcgCAGAGATGCTAGTGAAATTCCTCtagtaaaaacatttataataataataatcattataattattataataataatattaattattatccgaataaaaataattataataatagtaataattattattataatattaataattatcagaataataataagtataataatagtaattattaatattataacaataataataataataataattataataatagcaattattaatattattataataatagtaattaatataataataataataacaaaaaataataatattaataataattaaaattataataattattattacaattattattattattattataaattttaatattataattattaataattattataataatattaataattataaaataatatttataataattataataataataattattattataattataataattattatttcaattattattattattataaattttattattataataattataataataaaaattataataataataataataataattatcataattataatatttattatactaatacttttaataatatataataattataataataaaaaataaaaaataaaaaataattgtaattatgataataataatattcatacatatctgtataaatattataatacatctaaaatatcaataatatttaaaattaatataattcaaattttaatgtattttaactcaaaatattaaataattaatcataaacaaatataataattataataataataataataattattattattattataataaataaaaaataaaaaataataaacaataataaataataataataatatttatatagatatagacagaaaattaagtttttaaataaaatatttttaagagataaaaaaacaataattataatattaattataataataataataattattattattatattgatgataattattattataataatattatttattataataatattaaaaaaataataattataacaatatttattataataataaataataaataataaattataaataataaataattatattaattattataatagtatttataattataataattataattataataataataatattcataattataataattataatttcatcaaatcaaaatatcaatattaattaaaattaatattattaaaatattaagacaTATCaactcaaaatataattatgcattttcatattataatatttattattattgtaaataattattattataattattataataataattattattataaaaaataataataattattataaataataataataattattataaaaaataataataataattattattataaaaaataataataataataattattataaataatataataattattataataatattcattatattaataaattataataataatataacagaAAATCCTGGTCTGGTATGAGgatgataaaaaataatctataagaaaataataattaggattataataataataattattattataattataataataataaataaattaataataataatatttattataatagtaattataattaataaataattataataattatttattatttataattactattataataaatattattatcattattaatttatttattattttttattataattataattattataatattaataataattataatactagtaataataactataataaaaaaaattaattataataataataataataataataataattatattgatgataattattattataataatattatttattataataatattaaaaaaataataattataacaatatttattataataataaataataaattataaataataaataattatattaattattataatagtatttataattataataattataattaaagacatatcaactcaaaatattattatgcatcatcatattataataattatttatataatatttattattattgtaaataattattattattataattattataataataataattattattataaaaaataataattattataaaaaataataataataataattattataaataataataatacttattataaataatataataattattataataatattcattatattaacaaattataataataatataacagtAAATCCAAGTCTTAGAAATCCGAGTTTGAGAATGGTAAAGAATAAtctataagaaaataataattacgattataataataataattattataataattataataataataaataaattaataataataatatttattataatagtaattataaataataaataattataataattatttatttataattactattataataaatattattattattattaatttatttattattttttattataattataattataataataataatattaataataattataatactagtaataataactataataaaaaaaattaattataataataattataattataataattataataataattataattaattataattaaaataattataatattaattattactattaatataattattattataataataaaaactataatattaataataataataataataattattaaaataattatcataataataataataattattattattataatactaataataataattattataataaatattattataaatattattagtatttttattattattattataataataattattattattattattataataattataataataattattattataataataattattgtaattataataattattattattataattattataattataaatattattattataataattattattataaatattattattataattaatttttttattattattatatttattaatattatatttattaatattattataattattattactattataataattataataataataattattata is drawn from Impatiens glandulifera chromosome 3, dImpGla2.1, whole genome shotgun sequence and contains these coding sequences:
- the LOC124929982 gene encoding cysteine proteinase inhibitor 1-like translates to MASKQFILFVLLVSLFSCKVNSAALGGWEPISDPKDSEIVEIGKYAISEYNIEAKTTLEFNSVVKGDTQVVAGTNYRLVIAAKDGEVVGKYEAIVWDKPWEKFRKLISFQKL